The genomic window TCCAAGCCCAACTCCACCATATATAAATAATGGGTTGTAAGCTTTGGCTGGTGCTTCTGCTACGGCAAGAGATGCAGCATGGGCAAATCTATTACTATTACCTATTACAAAGGAGTCAAAGGTATATTTAGGATTTAAAGTACAAGACATCTCATCATTAACTATTATGTTATCTCTATTTGATGATCTATGAGAGTTATTTAAATCAAAAGCAATTTCTCCTGAAGATATAAAGAATTCTATTTTATACCTCTTAGAAGTTAGTAATTTAATTGCATTAACAATTAATGATTTATATCTGCTTTCAAGGATACCTCTTGTAAAGTCATTAGGGACTTCTAATTTAATAGTGTCATTTTCTATAGAAAGAGGTACTATGCATTTTATCCATGTATTAAAACTAACTTCTGTTAATTCACCTTTGATTATATTTAAGGTTTTTGTCCATAATTGTTCTAGTTGGGCATTCATTTTTTACCTCCAAATTAAAGTATCCTGAATAAAAAAAATTTTTTTAAATATAAATCACAGCAAATAAACAAGAAATAAACAATATATCCACTAGTCATTTAAGGTTGTTGACAATTAGGCAAAAAAATATTCACATGTGTATAATTATCTTGAAAATAAATAAATAAAAAAATTTATTAACAAGAACAAAAAAAGATATATTCACATAGTACAAAGGTGAATAAAATAAGAAAATACGTCTAAAATATAAAAATAAAATAGTGATTAATAAAGGAATCGACAAGTTATACACAAGTTTGTCCACAACCTGTGAATAAATAATAAAAAATTAAATTTATCAACAGTTCAAAACTAATAATAACAAAAGAGTAAGGTGTATTCAAGAATTTATCCACAAAAAAGTTAAAAATAAAAAATTATTAACATACAAATGACTATCTTGACATTACTAAAGGGTATATATATAATTTAATAGTAAAACTATTTTTATGATAATATGCAATTCATTTGCTTAAAACACATAGTGATATACAGTGAATTGAGTAGTTGATAAAGGGGGTGTATTAGAATGAAGATGACTTATCAACCAAAAAAGAGACAAAGAAAAAGAGAACATGGCTTCAGAAAAAGAATGAGAACTTTATCAGGTAGAAATATTCTTAGAAGAAGAAGACAAAAAGGAAGAAAAAGTTTGACAGCATAAGGGCCGCTATAGTGGCCTTTTTCTGCAACTGCAGGAAAAAAGGAGCATCTATAAGGAGCATCTATATAGTTATGAAAAAAGAAGAAAGAATAAGAAAAAATTTAGAGTTCCGAAGAGTATACAAAAGAGGTAAATCATATTCTAATCAATTATTAGTACTATATATATACAAAAATTATAAAAATGCAAATATCAATCGAGTTGGAATATCCGTTAGTAAAAAAGTAGGGAATAGTGTAGTTAGAAGTAGAGTTAAGAGATTGATAAGTGAAGGATATAGATTGAATTGTAATGATTTAAAAACAGGTTATGATTTAGTTTTTATTGCTAGAAATACTTCGAAAGACAAAACATATCAAGAAGTAGAAAAATCGATAATAAAGTTGCTTAGAAAAGCAGGTTTACAGGTTTAAATGATTAGTTATGAAAAAAATACTTATTTATATAATAAAATTTTATAGAAGATATATTTCGCCTATGAAAAGACCATGTTGTAAGTTCTATCCAACATGTTCTCAATATGCTTTGGAGGCTATACAAAAATATGGGGTTTTAAAAGGTGGTATTATGTCTATAAAGAGAATACTGAGATGTAATCCATTTAATAAAGGTGGATATGATCCTGTTAAATAGTCTTAAGGAGGGCTTACTTTGGAGCATTTTTTTATTAATTATGCAGCCGTTGCTTTAGAAATTAAGTGGCTAAATAATGCATTAATTAAATTTTTCAATGTAATACAAAATGCAGTACATTCTCTAATTCCAAATCCTAATTTTTCTTATGGGCTGTCTATAATTTTAGTTACCATAATTATTAGATTAATATTATTTCCATTAAATTATAAGCAAATAAAGTCTACAGTTAAAATGAATGAGCTTCAACCACAATTGAAGAAGATTCAAGAAAGATATAAAAATGACCCGCAGAGACAGCAACAAGAAGTAATGAAAGCTTATAAGGAAAATGGAGTTAATCCAGTAGGGGGATGTTTACCTCTATTACTTCAATGGCCAATACTTATAGCATTATATTGGGTGTTTATGAATTTACCTGGTATAAATGGAGTTGGTTTCTTATGGATTAAGGATTTATCAATGTCTGCAAGTATGGCAGATAAAACATCTTTAATTTTACCATTGTTATCAGGAGCTACAACTTATTTATCAACAAATTTAGTTGCTTCTAAAAGTTCTGATAATCCACAAGCAAAACAAATGGGTACTATGAACATATTTATGTCTATTTTTATGACATGGATGAGTTTTAGATTTACAGCAGCATTAGTATTATATTGGGTAACAAACAACTTGTTCCAAATAGCTCAAACTGTTGTAACTAAAAATATGGAGCTAAAGAAAAAGACTAAGGAAGCAATATAAAGAAATAGTTTTTATCTAATGGATTGGGTATGTGCCTTATTTTAGTGGTTTGGGGAAGGCAGGTGTCAAGAATATGAATTTTATAGAAATGAATGGTAAAACAATAGAAGAAGCTATTCAAAAAGCTTTACAAGCTTTAAAAGCTACGGAAGATGAAGTAGATATTGAAATAATAGATGAAGGTAGTAAAGGTTTATTTAAAATATTTAGAGGTAAAGAAGCAAAGGTAAAAGTTACTGTAAAGAAAAACTACAAAGATGAGGCTAAAGATTTTTTAAGAAAAATTTTGAATACAATGGGAATATTAGCAGAGATAAAAGTTAATGAAGAAAACGATGTACTTAAAATTAATCTTATAGGTCCTAACATGGGATTAATAATAGGACATAGGGGAGAAACTTTAGACTCTTTACAGTATCTAGTTAATTTAGCAGTAAACAAAAATAATGAAGGCAAATATAAAAAAGTTACCTTAGATACTGAAAATTATAGATCTAAAAGAGAAGAGACATTAAAAAAACTTGCAGGAAAGATGGCTTATAAGGTTAGAAAAACTAATAAACCTATAAAGTTAGAACCGATGAATCCTTATGAAAGAAGGATTATCCATTCGGCTCTTCAAAATGATTTCTCTATAGTTACATATAGCGAAGGTGATGAGCCTTACAGAAGAGTTGTTATTGATTTGAAAAAGAAAGCCTAATGGGCTTTCTTTTAATTTTTTATTGATTTTATACACAAAATAATAAAGAATTAACTTAAGTTATAGTTTTGTATAATCTATATTATTTTAGGCTATGTTTTAATAAATTGTTGATTTCGTATAATTTCAAAAACAATTCTAAATTTAGTATAACTTAAGCAGCTAAGCCTTTGTAAACTCACTAAGGCTTAAACATACAAAAGTTTTTTACGCTGCAAAAGTTATACTAAATAACAATTATAATTTTTATTATAATGAACTCAACAATTTAAAATATAGCATTAGGACTACAAAAGGAAGTTTTAAAATAATGTAAAAAACAACATTCTTTTAAAACAGAGCTTTATTTTAAAACACAATGTATAATTAAAAAGATTATGAAGGGATGAATAGCATGAGAGAGTTTGATACCATTACTGCTGTTGCTACTAACTTAGGAGAAAGCGGAGTTTCTATAATAAGGGTTTCTGGTGATAAAGCTCTAAAAATAGTAAGTAGCATCTTTCAAGGTAAAAACGATAGGAAATTAGATGATATAAAAACTTATACAATGAGATATGGTTATATTGTTGATAAAGATACCGAGGAGCGATTAGATGAAGTAATAGTTAGTTTTATGAAAGGACCGAAAAGTTTTACCGCTGAGGATACTGTTGAAATAAATTGCCATGGTGGAGTTACTGTAACTAAAAGAATTCTTGAAGAAGTAGTTAAGGCCGGTGCAAGGCTAGCAGAACCTGGAGAGTTTACTAAAAGAGCTTTTTTAAATGGAAGAATTGATTTATCACAAGCAGAAGCGGTTATTGATATAATAAATGCGAAGACAGAACTTAGTATGAAATCAGCTTTAGAGCAGTCTGAAGGTAAAATTTCCAGGGAAATAAGCAAAATGAGAGATAAACTACTAGAAATTATTGCTCATATTGAAGCTACCGTAGATTATCCAGAGGATGATTTAGAGGAAGTTACAGCAGATAAAGCTAGTGGAGATTTAACTAAATTATTAAAAGAAATAGATGAATTATTAGGAAGTGCTGATGAGGGTAAGATTATAAGAGAAGGATTAAATACTGTTATAGTAGGCAAACCAAATGTGGGAAAATCATCTTTATTAAACACGCTTCTTATGGAAACGAGAGCTATAGTTACAGATGTACCAGGTACTACAAGAGATGTTATAGAGGAATTTATAAACATAGATGGTATACCTGTCAAAGTAATAGATACAGCAGGTATTAGAGAAACAGAGGATATAGTAGAAAAAATAGGTGTAGAAAAGTCTATAGAAAAGATAGAGAAAGCAGATCTTATAGTGTTAGTATTGGATACTAGTAGAGAATTAGATGAAGAGGATAAGGAAATAATAGAATTTATTAAAGAAAAAAAATACATTGTACTATTAAATAAAACAGATTTAAATGGTAAAATAGATAAGGATTATATAGAAAGATTAAACTCTGATTATGTTATAGAAATTTCAGCAAAAACAGGAAAAGGCATAGAAAAATTCAAGGGTGCTATTAAGGAATTATTTTTCAGTGGTAAGATCACAGCGAAGGATGTTATGATAACTAACACAAGACATAAAGAAGCTTTAATTAAGGGAAAAGAGAGTTTAAATGCTGCTAGGGATGTTTTAAATAACACTTTTGCTATTGATCTTGCTTCTATTGATATTAGAAATGCTTGGAAAAATTTAGGTGAAATAACAGGAGATACTGTTGAAGAGGATATAATCGACAAAATATTTTCTAAGTTTTGTTTAGGAAAGTAAGGGGAGAGATTTATGAGTTATTTTGCAGGTGAATATGATGTTGTTGTAATTGGAGCAGGTCACGCAGGATGTGAAGCTGGCCTTGCTGCTGCTAGGTTAGGAATGAAAACATTGGTATGTGCTACAGATTTGGCTAGTGTTGCAATGATGGCTTGTAATCCTAACATAGGAGGAACTGCTAAAGGTCATTTAGTAAGGGAATTAGATGCTTTAGGTGGGGAAATGGGTATAAATATTGATAATAGCTATATTCAGTCTAGAATGCTTAATACATCTAAAGGACCTGCTGTGCACTCACTTCGTGCACAAGCAGATAAAGAGAAATATTCAAAAAGAATGAAGCATGTTTTAGAGACAACAGAAAATGTTTATTTAAGACAGGCAGAAATAATAAAGATAGATATCGAAGATAAGAAAGTAAAAGGTGTACTTACAAAAAATGGAGCTTATTACAATGCTAAAACTATAATATTAGCAACAGGTACTTATTTAAAATCTAGAATAATTATTGGGGATGTTAATTATGAAGGAGGACCAAGTGGACTTTCTGGTGCAAATTTTTTATCAGAAAGTTTAATTGAAAATGGAATCAGGTTAAAAAGATTTAAAACCGGAACTCCATCTAGAATTAATAGAAGATCTGTAGATTTTTCTAAAATGGAAGAACAGAGTGGAGATGAAAGAATCATACCATTTTCTTTTATAAGTGAAAATATAGATAGAGATCAAATTTCTTGTTATTTAACTTATACAAATGATGATACTAAAAATGTAGTTCTTGAAAATATACATAGATCACCATTATATAATGGTTCAATAAAAAGTGTTGGACCAAGATATTGTCCATCTTTTGAAGATAAAATAATGAGATTTCCAGAAAAGGATAGACATCAGCTTTTCATTGAACCAGAAGGTGAAAACACAGAAGAAATGTATGTTGGAGGGATGTCTAGTTCCTTACCAGAAGAGGTTCAAATTAAAATGATCAGAACAGTTCCAGGCCTTGAGAATGTTGAGGTGATGAGAACAGCTTATGCAATAGAATATGATTGTATAGATCCTACTCAATTAAAACTTTCTTTAGAGTTTAAAGAAATAGATGGATTATTCTCAGCAGGGCAGGCAAATGGAAGTTCTGGATATGAAGAAGCAGCAGCTCAAGGCTTAATAACTGGTATTAATGCAGCTCAAAAGATAAAAGGAAAATCTCCTTTAATTTTAAAGAGGTCCGACGCTTACATAGGTGTACTAATAGATGATTTAGTAACAAAAGGTACAAATGAACCTTATAGAATGATGACTTCTCGTTCAGAATATAGATTACTTTTAAGACAGGATAATGCAGATTTAAGATTAACAGAGCTTGGGTATAAGGTTGGATTAGTTAGTGAAGAAAGATATAATAGATTTTTAAAAAGAAAAAATGCTATAGAAAATGAAATAGAAAGAATTAAGAATTTAAAAATAACTAATAAAAGAGAAGTAAATGAAATTTTAGAAAAACTAGAAACAACTCCATTAAAAAAGCCAATAAGTTTTTATGAATTAATTAAAAGGCCAGAACTAAATTACTTTATTACCTCAGAATTTGATGTTAATAGACCGGATTTACCATATGATGTGCAAGAACAAGTTAATATAACATCAAAGTATGAGGGATACATTCAAAAACAATTAGAACAAGTAGCTCAATTTAAAAAGATGGAAAATAAGTTAATACCTAGTGAATTTGATTATAATACAGTAAAAGGTCTTAGAATTGAAGCTATACAAAAACTAGAAAAAATGAGACCTGTAAATATTGGTCAGGCATCTAGAATTTCAGGAGTTTCACCTGCGGATATTTCTGTTCTTCTAATATTTCTTGAACAATATAATAGAAGGGTTACTAATAAGGAGGAATAATCTGTTGAGTGATAATAGAATATATTATGATATATTAGAAACTGCTTGTAATAGTTTAGGTCTTGAGCTAGATGAAGAAAAATATAATCAATTCATTCAGTATAAAGACTTATTAAAAGAATGGAATGAAAAGGTAAATCTTACTGCTATAAAGGAAGATGAAGAAATAATAAAAAAGCATTTTATTGATTCTATGAAGATTTTTCAATTTCATCCATTAAAAAATTCAAAGAAGATTATTGACATAGGTACTGGAGGGGGGTTCCCAGGTATACCTATGAAAATAATAAGGCCAGATATAGATATAGTTCTTCTTGATTCTTTAAGAAAAAGGATAAATGTTTTAGATGATATACTATATAAGATTGGAATAGATGATGTTATTACTATGCATGGAAGAGCTGAAGAGTATGGTGTAAGAGAGGAACATAGGGAACAATACGATGCTGTTGTTTCAAGAGCTGTAGCAAACTTGGCTGTCCTTAGTGAATTTTGTATTCCTTATGTTAAAGTTGGAGGATATTTTGTTGCTATGAAGGGTCCTTCAGTAGATGAAGAAATTGAAAATGCGAAAAAAGCAGTTTCAATTTTAGGAGGAAAAATTGAAGGTATTATAGAAGTTGATATAGAAGGTAGCGATTTAAATCACAATTTAGTGATAGTAAAGAAAGTGAAAAATACTCCTAGGAAATATCCAAGAAAAGCAGGTATGATTACAAAAAATCCTTTAGGATAGATTAATATGAAAAAGGATGGGATTACATGGAAAAGGATATTAAATACATATCTACTGATTTAATTATTCCAAATACTTATCAACCAAGAACGTATTTTGATGATAGTACTATTGAGGAACTCGCTCAGTCAATAGAGGCATATGGTATAATTCAGCCTCTTTCTGTAAGAAAAATAAGTGAATCAGAATATGAACTTGTTGCTGGAGAAAGAAGGCTGAGAGCCGCTAAAAAATTAAATTTGAAAGAAGTTCCTGCTATTGTTATAGATATAAATGACAGAGATTCAGCCGCTATAGCTTTACTGGAAAATTTGCAAAGGGAAGATTTAAATTATCTAGAAGAGAGTCAGGCATATTACAATCTTATAAAGAAACATAATTATACTCAAGAGCAATTAGCAAATCTTATTGGAAAAAAACAATCAACTATAGCTAACAAGGTTAGACTCTTAAAATTAGATGAAAGCATTAGAAAAATGTTATTAGAAAATAAATTAACGGAAAGACATGCAAGAGCATTACTTAAAATTCCTACTATTAAAATACAAAAGAAAATTTTAAATAGTGTTATAAAAAAATCATTAAATGTTAAACAAACAGAAGAATTAGTAAAAAAAGAGTTATCTAAGATAAACGGAGAAGAAATAGCTTCTGATGGCAAGAAAAAAATCAAAGGAATATTTAGTCCAAGAGTATATATGAATACTGTAAAACAAGTATTCGATAAATATGGAATAGAGGCAACATATAGGACAAAAGATATGGAAGATAAGATTCAAGTTACAATAACTATACCTAAAAAATAATACTAAAAAATGTTTCACGTGAAACATTTTTGCTCTGTTTTAAAAAATATTATTTTTTAAAACAGAGCTTAGTTTTATAATAAATTAACATAAATTTATATAATAATTTTCATTCCATCATAAGCAAAACAAATATTTGTATATTGCCTTTCTAAATTTAAATAATCATCATAAGATTTTCCCCAGTCTTCTTCAAGATGAGTTATAATTATTTTTTTTATATTAAATTGATCTTTCAATTCTTTGATTTCTTTTATACTAAATAATTCATTATTAAGAGGATTATCTTCTTTTAAAGTAAAATTATTTTTTAGAGTTTCTCCAACCACTGTATTTCCTATAATCATGATATCTGCATTTTTAAAAATATCATTTTGTGGAAATGGTTTTACGTCACATGGAGCATAAATAACTTTTTTATTATTTTCTTCAAAAACAAATATAGTTGAATAACCAGCACTAATGAAAGTTAATTTTATATCATCTAAATAAATAAAATCTTTAACTATCTTTCTTTTTATTAAAAATCTTATATTTTCGTAATAATCTAAATAAGAACCATATTTGGAATGTATAGAATTTAAATCTTCCATAACATTTTTCAAAGCTAATACTGTTATAGGACTACTACATTCTTTTCCTAGTGATACTTCAAGCCAATTAAGACGTAATTGTTCAAAAACTCTCATACCAAGAGTATGATCAGGATCCATATGACTAAATAAAACTATATTAACTTGTTCTATATTAGCATAATTTAATGATTGTACTATATCCTCAGGTGTATCAACTAATAATCTTAAATCTTCTAGATATAAACTACATCCAAATCTTGAATAAGGCTTACCTTTTTTTCGTGCTTCTTTACAAATGTTACATTGACATAATGGTTTAGGTAAAGCAGTACATCCACCACTACCTATTATTTTGAATTCCATAGTACACATCTCCTATTTTTATAAAATTGAAGTTATTAATATGGTCTTAATATAAAACAATTTAATAGTTAATTGAGGAAATTGGATAATTTCCAAACTGCATAGCTATATGCAAGTTTCATTGTTCACTGCTTCGGAAATTTGTCTTTTTAGGGTTTGAATAAGCTAAAAATATAGAATAAGCTAAAAATGTAGTAAAAAAATTTAAGGTGTTGTTCATAACAAAACTTGCTTTCGCATTCTAAGTTTTTAATTATGCAATTTTCTAAATTTATATAAAACCTATATACAAAGTAATATATTTTAAAATGTTTCACGTGAAACATTTTATATTTACTATAAAATGTATTCAAAAAAGTTAATATATAGTAAAATACTTATTAAACAGTTTACTATATTAATTTAATTTTGAAAACATATTTATTAATTTTCCATAAGATATTATAATGGATATAAAGATGAAAAAGGAATAATTGTGTCAAAATCAGTTTAATATAAAAAATTAAATATTAAATTAATAGTATTATAAATTGTCTCTGTATAGTCGAATATATGAGGAAAAGGGTGATAATATGAAAATTATATGTGTTTTTAATCAAAAAGGGGGAGTAGGCAAGACTACTACAAATATAAATTTATGTGCTAATTTAGCCTTAAATGGACATAAAGTTTTGTCAATTGACATAGATCCTCAGGGGAATACAACAAGTGGACTTGGAATTGATAAAAATAAAATACAATATTCTATATATGATGTTTTAGCAACAAAGACTCCACTAAAAGAAGCAATTATAGAAAGTGAGCTCATAAATAACTTTTTTATAGTTCCATCTAATATAGAATTAGCAGGAGCAGAAGTTGAACTTATAAATAAAGAGAATAGAGAAAGTATATTAAAAAACAAAATAAAGAAATTAGACAAAGAATTCGAATATATATTTATAGATTGTCCTCCATCCTTAGGATTTCTTACTATCAATGCTTTAAGTGTAGCTGATTCTGTTTTAATTCCTATACAATGTGAATTTTATGCCTTAGAAGGAGTTGGACAACTAGTAAATACAATACAACTTGTTAAAAAGTCATTAAATAAAGATTTAGAAGTAGAAGGCGTAATTTTAAGTATGTATGATAATAGAACCAAATTGTGCAGTGAAGTAGCTAATGAGGTAAGTAAGTATTTTAATGATAAAGTATATAAAACCAAAATCCCTAGAAATATTAGACTAGCTGAAGCACCAAGTTTTGGTCTCCCAATAATGCTTTACGATGATAAGTGTAAAGGAGCTGCAGCATATGAAAAATTAGCTAAGGAATTTTTAAAAAGACAAGGAAGTGATAAATAATGGCTAAGAAATATGGGTTAGGAAAAGGATTAGGAGCTTTAATACCGGAAGAAAAAGGAGAAAATAATTCAACACTTAAGATAGATATAAATTTGATAAAAGCTAATGAAGAACAACCAAGAAAAAATTTTGATGAAGAAAAGATAATGCAGTTAGCAGAATCTATTAAAGAACATGGTATAATACAACCTTTAGTTTTAAAAAAAGAAGGGAATATTTATGCCATAATTGCTGGTGAAAGGAGATGGAGGGCTGCTAAAATCGCAGGTTTGAAAGAACTACCTTGTGTTATATTAGAACTTTCAGAAAAAGAAGTATTAGAAGTTTCTTTAATTGAAAATATTCAAAGAGAGGACTTAAATCCCATTGAAGAAGCTTTAGCCTATAGAAAACTAATAGATGAGTTTAAACTAACACAAGAAGAATTAAGTAAAAGAATAGGAAAATCAAGAACAGCAATATCAAATTGTATGAGATTATTAAATTTAGATAGTAGAGTTCAACAGTATTTAATAGAAGGTATAATAAGTGAAGGGCATGGAAGAGCATTATTAGGTATAGAAAATAAGGAAATGCAATATAAGTTAGCCCAAACTATAATTGACGAAGAATTAAGTGTAAGAGAAACAGAGTCATTAATAAAAAACCTTGGTAAAAAAAATAAATCTACAAAAAAAAATATAAATAAAAATAATCCTTATTACAATGATGTAAAGTCAAAATTGGAACATTTGTTTCATACTAAAGTTATTTTAAGAGATAATGGAAACAATAAAGGGAAAATTCAAATAGAATACTACTCAGAAGAAGATTTACAAAGAATTTTAGACGTACTAAATTTAGAGTCTATTTCATAATAAATATTTTAAAACAGAGTAAAGGATAACTTGTAGGTCCAAGTAAATGTTTAGTACCTCATAACTTTAAATAATATTAATAAAACGACTATATATTGGAATAATGTTTCACGTGAAACAATTCAAGAAAGGATGACGAGAATGACAGAAGCGATTTCAATTTTTAAGCAATTTCAGCCGTATATAACTATAATATTAATAGTTGCTATAATAGCATTATTAATAGGCATGAGTATAATGGCAAAATCTATAAATAGATTAGAAGCAAAATATAGAAAGTTAACAAGAGGAGTTAATAATAAAAATTTAGAGGAAGTAGTAGTAGAATATTTAGATAATATAGATTCTGTAAAAGCAGACACAGAAGAAATAAAAAAACAGCAAGAGGAATTAAGTGAAAATTTAAGAGGTTGTATTCAAAAGGTATCTGTAATGAGATACAAAGCTTTTGATGATATAGGAAGTGATTTAAGTTTTTCAATAGCTTTACTAAATGATGATAATGATGGAGTAATACTTACAGGAATTTACGGTAGGGAAGACAGTACAGTTTATGCAAAACCAGTAGATAAAGGTATTTCAAGATATGACTTATCAGAAGAAGAGAAACAAGTTTTAAGAGAATCTAGTAATCAATAAAATAAGTAAATATGAATAAAAAGGGGTATGTCTTAAAAGTCAGCCCCTTTTATGATTTTGCACTAATTTTTTTGTTTATTTTATTTAAGGCAATGTCAAAATTGGAGAGGTTTTTAGTACCAATGGTTTTTAATATAGTATGATAGATACCTCTAGAAATAACATCTGCAAGGTGCATAACAGTGTATAGCCTAGTATTTTGTAAAACCATGAATTCTAGAGAACCAGATATATTGACGATACCAGTTATACTTATATTACCTACTTTAGGTAGATTTTTATTCATAGCAGCTCCAGGGGAAAGGGGTTTATCTTCAATTATTATACTTCCTATATTTTGTATGCTTCCAAGACATGCATCTATAGCAATAATATAGGGATTTGTATATTTCTGATTGATTTCTTTAAGTATCTTAGTAAGATTTTTAGCATGTACAGGATATTCTAAAGTTCCGTAGAGTATAAAATTATTTTTTACTATTGATTTGATTTTGTTACCAATAAGAGGACCAAGACTATCTCCAGTTGATCTATCAGTGCCTATGCATAAAAAAATAATAGGGCGTTTTGTTTTTAGTGTATCTTCAAGTTTTTCACATAAAATATCCCTTATTTTATATGGACATCCTATTTCCATTGAGTCTAAAATAATCTTATCTTCCATAGAGAAAACCTCCTTTTTTTACATTATGTACAAAAAAAGAGGTTAATATACAAATCTGCACTTTAAATTATTAAGATATTTTAATATTTACAAGTTAAAATATAATTAAATAATTTCATACTTACAGAAACTAATAACAAATTGTAATGACTCTAGATTAAATGAGTGATTTTAATCATAATAGATATCTATTAAATAAGTAATTTTGTGAAAAATTTAGTTTAATTAAGCTTGTATTATTTTTATAAAATTGAATATATAAGTTTAATTAAGCCAAATATTATAAATGCAATTCCTAAAAATAAGATTAGCCATTTCATATATACGGATGCTTTTTTTGGATTACTATTTTTAAAAATATTAAATCCTTTATAAGCCATATAGTTTAATGTTGCAAACCAAAATATCATTCCAATTAAGATAGATAAGAGAAATATATGATAAGTAATAGTACTTTGATCTCTCCATAGCTTTATTACTGTACCACTAAGTCCAAGCCACAGGGTAGGGGTCATAGGGTTAGTAAAAGTTAATACAAATCCAGATAAAAAAGGATAGGTGTTGTATTTTTGTGACTTTGATTCACTATAATCACCTAATTTTTTCAAATCATTATATTGCATTATAACGAGGATAAACCCTGAGATAACCCAAAAAATACCTTCTGTGGATTTATTATACTGTAAAAGTTTAGCTAAACCACAGTTTATTAGAAATAAATAGGTCATATCTGCACTAATAGCTCCAACAGATACCATAAATCCATTTTTAAAGCCTTTAGATATAGTATTATTGACAGATTCAATTGCTGCAGGTCCTAATGGAAGAGAAATTAATATGCCTGTAGTAAAACCGCTAATTAAAGCTTTTATTATGTTAAGTAAGTTTCCCATGAAAATACCTCTTTGTTTTATTTTTACGTGAGAGTTCTATATACCATTAATATTATAGCTTAATTTATT from Clostridium sp. MB40-C1 includes these protein-coding regions:
- a CDS encoding ParB/RepB/Spo0J family partition protein, giving the protein MAKKYGLGKGLGALIPEEKGENNSTLKIDINLIKANEEQPRKNFDEEKIMQLAESIKEHGIIQPLVLKKEGNIYAIIAGERRWRAAKIAGLKELPCVILELSEKEVLEVSLIENIQREDLNPIEEALAYRKLIDEFKLTQEELSKRIGKSRTAISNCMRLLNLDSRVQQYLIEGIISEGHGRALLGIENKEMQYKLAQTIIDEELSVRETESLIKNLGKKNKSTKKNINKNNPYYNDVKSKLEHLFHTKVILRDNGNNKGKIQIEYYSEEDLQRILDVLNLESIS
- a CDS encoding DUF4446 family protein → MTEAISIFKQFQPYITIILIVAIIALLIGMSIMAKSINRLEAKYRKLTRGVNNKNLEEVVVEYLDNIDSVKADTEEIKKQQEELSENLRGCIQKVSVMRYKAFDDIGSDLSFSIALLNDDNDGVILTGIYGREDSTVYAKPVDKGISRYDLSEEEKQVLRESSNQ
- the yyaC gene encoding spore protease YyaC, yielding MEDKIILDSMEIGCPYKIRDILCEKLEDTLKTKRPIIFLCIGTDRSTGDSLGPLIGNKIKSIVKNNFILYGTLEYPVHAKNLTKILKEINQKYTNPYIIAIDACLGSIQNIGSIIIEDKPLSPGAAMNKNLPKVGNISITGIVNISGSLEFMVLQNTRLYTVMHLADVISRGIYHTILKTIGTKNLSNFDIALNKINKKISAKS
- a CDS encoding LysE family translocator, which gives rise to MGNLLNIIKALISGFTTGILISLPLGPAAIESVNNTISKGFKNGFMVSVGAISADMTYLFLINCGLAKLLQYNKSTEGIFWVISGFILVIMQYNDLKKLGDYSESKSQKYNTYPFLSGFVLTFTNPMTPTLWLGLSGTVIKLWRDQSTITYHIFLLSILIGMIFWFATLNYMAYKGFNIFKNSNPKKASVYMKWLILFLGIAFIIFGLIKLIYSIL